Part of the Oryzias melastigma strain HK-1 linkage group LG11, ASM292280v2, whole genome shotgun sequence genome, GCACATCCTTTCCAAATAAAAGCATACACAAATACGTGCTTCACAGAACAAAAGTCTTTGAGCTGAGGATGTCTGCACAGACAAACCTTTCAGGTGGCTGTGTTGTTCCTGCTGTGTGAAGATGCAGAGCAGTCGTGACATCCAGCGCTCTTGTAAATGAAGAGTCATAATTCAGGAAAATGTTCGCACTGTTAAGAAAGATTCCACATTTATTTGCAGAATATCTCCAGATGCTGCTGCACAACAAGACCTCAACAGAAGAACCCCACACAGACAGACTCAAccctttattttcttaatccaTGAATCACTTTTCACAATCTTCTTGGAAGACAACTGCATTTTATCCCCATTTTCtcctttgattttctgttttggcCAAGGATGTTGGTCCAAAAGCAAAGCTGTTTACACTGGAATGTCTTTACTAAGATTCTTCGTGAGAACACACCAATAACAAGCAGACGGCTACAGGACAGCACAGGGGCTGCCAAATCAAAGCACACAGACGATTGGGTGGGAAAACCTGCTTAAGACTGCACAGACACATTGCATTTGAGCCGAGATCCAGAACCAGCGTAGGTCCAAACATGCTGCTCCCTTAAGACTGTCGGGTAACCCAATAAATCCATCAATCATTTTCACTTTGGCATCACTGCTCAGTCACTGGTGGCAAGAGCAGCGTGTCAAGAAATGGAACAGGAGCCAAACGTTAACACTACAGCGGTACTAACAGTTACAGTCTATTGGCACcaaatgtgaaaagaaaaaactaaactttacggacacaaacactttccatctgttcatatgcttttattttgaaaaaccaatCCACTGAAAATTGTTCCCATCAAAGTTTGAACAACAACCTTAAGACTTGATGTGACTGAAGGAAAAGTTTTTGTACATCATCTGAAATGGTTTTGAAAATACTGGatgggattttcaaaataaaacttcctttctGACACCGATtcacaattccaaaaaaaaaaaaaatctttgacattTGAACCTCAGTCATTGGAGAGATGTCAGGGAAAAGCACACATTCCTGTTTCAGAGGTAAAGATGACTTTCTGTATGTTCAATGAGCTTTCATGAGGAAACATTCAAAATGATCAAGATTGGAGATGATTTTCTTTGCTTCTCAAAACCAAAACCCCAGATTTATAAACATGATGTGCTCTGCCATCGTTTTTCATGAAGAGGGAAAGGGGGTGCGTTTCCACAGATTCTGGGTTGAATGTTATCAGATGGATTAGTCTGAAGTGATCATGTGGCCACCGCTCAGAGTAGTCGACCTAATTACTGCCCTTCTCCACAGCTGTGGACTTGTGACAGAGCAGAAAGTGACTCTGGTTTGcaaagaaatgacagaaataaagaTCTAAAACAGACTGGGACGAGTGCAGAGGCCGGAGCAGCAGGAGGGAAATGCTCGTCGTCTAATCAATAAGCTGGATTTTTGGCATTCTTCATTTTGGCGTTGAAAGTGGAGGACTCAGTCAGACGGGAAGTGGAGCCCCCTGCagcgtgggggtggggggcagagAGGAAGACTGTCCAGCTGCCTTCTTCCTCAGGCCAGCTTCAGAAACTGTTCCACGGAGTCTGCCTCCACGGCTTctgcaaacatttcataattCTGCAAAGACAGGGAAAACGTCACAGGTGAACATACAGCAGCTGGACAGAGAACTCTTTACGACTTACTTTAATGATTACTGGCGCCTAAACCCAAATCTTTaccatactgtaacttttcaactgtgaatatgatcattccagcagattctgaaggagaaagcagCTCTAATAGAATCTACAAGAATCATGTTCACAGTTGAAAACTTAacgtaaatcaaagaacaaacactggagctccgctgttaaagggttaagaaggatgaatgaacaaaatgtcagcagttttgttttatgtttactGCTAAAGTGAGGTTAGAACAGTTTCTATCATTCTTAAGGTTGCTTTTACATCTCCTGGCCACCAGAGGTCTCTGTTCTTTATGAGAACAAAACCTCAGAGCTTTGATGCTTCAGAGAAATGAAAATTCTTCTCACAATTTCAACAGATCCAGTTTTGTTCTTCGTTGAATCTTTCTGTGTTCTTCCTTTCCATCACTTTGCATTTTCTGAGCTGCTGAGCATTACATACTGCAGGTCTGTAGCATAATATTAGCAGTAATGCTAGGAGGATTCTTCTTCAGATCCTTCCCCAGAACTTCCACACTACCGACCCGAGGAACAAAAACCCTCAGAAGGGTTTTTGTTCAAAGCAGACGGGGCTCGAGTACCCCCAGAGTTCCCGACCTCCCATGAGGGTGAACCGATCCACACAGCAGCATCAGATTTCAGCTGCACGCCATCATTCCATGAGTGCTGGGATCCAGAATGAGCATCAGCTTCTCAcagagcagcttcagcagcacAATTCCTGACACGAAGCTGATGTCCTGCAGCCGCAAAGTCAATGGAAGCAGGTTCTGACAGCACAAAGCCTCCAGAAAAAACACTACTTTATGTTTGTGAAAACAGGATTCCACATTTTTCTCGGAAATGTTCGAAGCATCAAAACTTTTGTAGAGACAGAGGAAGACCAAAAACcctattttaaacattaaacttgtgtttttggtgcctTAAACCATACTTTTTTCTGGTACATTTTATCTATACCATTCACTTTTGAAGATGACATGACCTAAACATTTGTTGACGTGAACAGGATAGAATTATCATAAAGCCATACATTTCTGATTTCACAACGTAAAGAAATTAGACATAAAAGATGGAAGTTGAAGGATGTCAGTTCAGGATATTTTCATCAAATCTTTGGTTGAGATTAAAAATCAGAAGCCTACAAAAAATTAACACGTTTTTATCAAAAGGTGTGTTCATTTTctggcttttttattatttgagtttttccaattgtcattgagatttttatgttttgcattGATGCATTTGTATGTGTGAGAtaaccttcagggccaccgtagttaacCCTAAAACACTACTAATGTCAAAGTGAATAAATGTCTTACTGGCTTGCCGTACCTCTTCTACCGTTCACACCAtcacgtgaatcagctgatacTGATCTGAGGCAGAGAAAAAGCGTCTTTCCTTTCCTGCTTTGCTCCGATATGCACATTACTATTGTAGATGCTCATAATAAGAgcgctgcttttctctgcagataaGCGTGGATTACACAAACACTTCTCAACGCCACAGAGACTTGTTTcctccgcttcagaatctgctggaattatgatCATCACGTTAACGGTAGATGATCATCacctaaacactggagctgaagctccaaTGTTGAAGGATTTTAACCGACTGTTTTCATTCGCTCCACCTCCCGCCAGCATCAGGCGCACGTGCACAGACGCGCACGGACCCAAACTGAGTGAAAGTAGgcctgggcgatatgggaattttcatattgcaatatcgttttttttcattttgtgcgataaccatattaaaaacgatataaatcaaataactatatttgtcaaagtaatctttattgcaaacagctttttagatttagatttttacaccttaactttgcccccccccccattaaatcttagttagttcaaattaaactttcattattttttgtattaactgtagtattaaaactaactgtgaggaacatttaaatatttctaaaaaatattgtacatatacatgatgtacacaatagttaaaccataacggtgggatgttttcaataggctggacagaatttctgatttattttaatctgactgcagcacatacaagttcccttcaaattaaaattaagtcttaaaaacattgttctaaagcagcaaatatattgcagttatttttatattattttctaatttcttttgaacataaactataggtactgctgtacagcagaagataaaatgtaaacttaaaataaacagttctgataatagatttactcatcatttcactcagtcatctgacatgtgtgcatgttggaggattgatcaaacataTAAGATCtctagtgtcatgtcaggagtcgttaaaaacaagtttattttactattattagatcacctcagtaagaaatgagcataaacggcaCAAATNNNNNNNNNNNNNNNNNNNNNNNNNNNNNNNNNNNNNNNNNNNNNNNNNNNNNNNNNNNNNNNNNNNNNNNNNNNNNNNNNNNNNNNNNNNNNNNNNNNNNNNNNNNNNNNNNNNNNNNNNNNNNNNNNNNNNNNNNNNNNNNNNNNNNCAGCAGCGGCATGAAACCTCTCCTCACCCCGCAGTACTGGTCCTCGTTGAAGAGCTGGGGGGGCACAGCTGCGGGGTCTCCCGCTTTGCTTCTCATTTCATCTCGCAGCTCCCCCCCCACAGAGATGTCGATGAGCTCGTACCGGATGCTCTTACTGTCCAGGATTCGGATCACCTCAGCCTGCTGGGACTTCACCTGCAAAACAGGAGCTGAGGTCAGACACCAGCAACCGAGCAACGGCCCCCGCCCAACTGACAAAGCGCTGCTTATCTCTAACTGATGGGAGATGATTCACAGACGTGTGAGCAGTCTGCTCTCTATATGACTGACTGAGGGGGGGGTGTCCCAGCACTCAGGAAAGATCTACATCCTCAAACTGGAGAGGAACCACTTCACCCGCTTCCTGAAAGCTGACTGCAGAGTTCACCCACTTCACCAAAAACAGGAGTCTGAACAAGTACCAGACAATCAAAGCCCCAGAACACTCTTCTGGGTTCTGAGGAAGTTCTGCTGAGGCGAGGATTGCAGACACTCACCAGCCTCATCCAGACATTCTCCTCCGGCTGCAGGGAGGTTCCCATGGTGGAGCCAGCGTCCAGCTTACCCCCCATTAATGGACACCAGATGATGCAGGAACGACCCGGAACCCAGAACTCGGTTCTGAATGTTTGTCATTTCAAAGATGACGGTCAACATCTTAGCTGATGTGGTGAACTTCAGCTCCACCTGTTCAGATGAACCGCTGGAGTTCAGGATAAAGTTTTGTTTGGGAGCCCTTGGAAGTCAATTCTCTTCATGGTTTCTCTTGTCGATCCGGTTCGAGGTGTTCTGTCTGCACTCCTCCGTCTTTATTTTGGCGCGCTAACATGTTAGGCTGGGGAACCGGAAGTGCGACCTCTCCACTCCGTTTGGACGCTTTTTTAGAATAACAGTTCTACGGATCATTAGCTCCTCCCGGTTTCGGTCCAGTTAAACTGCTGATTGTGTTGAACCGGCACCGCGAGAAACCCCGACAGGCGGCAGCAGAAACCGCGGCGCCGTTCAAATCAGCGGCTGAACTTCGAGGTATCCATCCGCGCACCTGCAGCCGAACAGCCGCCCTGACTCGGAGGGAACCCCCGCGCGCGCGCAGGCCCGGTTCGAAGGAGGCTGCTGGGTGTGTCTACCGGACCGGAGCTCCGCTCGCTGCCGCCGCCGAGGACGGAGTCAATCCGCGACACTAACGCAGAAGTCTGCGGGACTCACCGTGCGGGAGGCGGTCACGGTGGTGTAGTACAGCTTGATCCCCATGGCTCCGAGTCCACTTTCCTCTGTGGTTCCGCCTGAAAGCTGCTGCCCTGGTTCCGGTCAAAATGAACCGTTTTCACCGGAAGAGGACTGGCTAGTattactgtcaaaataaaagcctcccGAGAGGGAAATTGAATACTTTTCTATCAACATTTAAGTAATTTACTGTCAGTTTTACAGTGTCTTGCAACACTGGTGGACAAAAATAATCTTTGAAATTCAATAAATGTGGAATCATATATCACTATAATTGCGTtaattttaattacaatttaaacCATGTGTTGAACCGTTCCTGCTTCGTTTTCCCCCGACCGTAGTCGAAAGAGCAGGGGAGGTTTTCTactggtgtcaagccagcacgctctcgctaaactgctgtcaagtgagcCCTCTCTGGAATACGGCGTGCGACTTTAATACAATCATNNNNNNNNNNNNNNNNNNNNNNNNNNNNNNNNNNNNNNNNNNNNNNNNNNNNNNNNNNNNNNNNNNNNNNNNNNNNNNNNNNNNNNNNNNNNNNNNNNNNCCGCCcactcaggaacacattttttgacaggcggcgagcgGCAAATTCGTCAAGCGCCAAAAAGGAGGGGCGGGGCAAGGGAATATGTCGCGTGAATCGTGTGAAAGAACTTTTACAGGCTACCTGTATTCCTGAACAAGTTTGACCATTTCTTACCTACCAGACAGCCAGAATTCACCTGTAAGGCCAGTTGTGAGTAAGGCATTAGCTTATTCTACATTTAGTTCTGTATATGTACTAAAGTACActatcttttgtcttttttaagcggttaccaaacagggcagttggaggctgactccacagcaaaaatgtgaaaatctagtcagaggggcggagctgcagaacatgatgtgggacttaaatggtttggccaatcatgaaattcaaatgtaatacctcaattcaacctgtagcgggcagcacacagatgttttttgactatattttcaagaattaaacaagtttattttaattcatcaaaaatgtgttaatgatCAACAGACAGCACCTTTAAAGCCCAAtgtatagaggtcaacagacaaaaatagtTGATTGAGGGTTTGGTTACTATTTGAAATAGACACATACATCGTCTTtccactgacttttttttaacttctatttaaaactgtttgttGCTTGAAAGAGTAAAATCTgccaaaaacagactgaaaatgaGGCGCTGAATTCCATAAAGCGCACAAAGGCGGAGGAGTTTTAGGTTCCAAAAATTAGTATCTTTTGGTCATTCCCACACAGCAGTCCTCCATGGCGGTCCATTCCAGCTGCATCAATTTACCACTTCCAGGTTTGGGACAGCAGAGATATAAATCCAGGCCCACAACAATCCATACTCAATTTGATTCCAGGGTGTTCCTTCTCATTGTTCCACCCATTTGTCACTGAATGTTAGACTCATGATCCAACCGAGGCTCGTCTAAGTCCCTCTGCTGGTGTATTTTCTCCCCTTTCTTTCATTTCCTGGGATCGATACGGCTCATTTTTCCGCCCAGCCCCTgagacaacagtctgtcaccaCAAACTGATGAGGGAACTTTGCTCACAAAAAAAGCAATGCGCTTCATTTGTCGCCAGTTAGCAGCAATTGATCGGTCACGTCCACTTATCATCCAATGCAATGAAATCATGTAATAAATGGTGCATTCTTGTTTACAGCTCGGCTCCAACATCACCTCAGAGACCCATCTTGTTGTGCGTCGTCCCTTTTCAGCAATAATGGAGAGGGAAAATCATTTTGTCATTAAATCCATCTGGCAGACTTGACTGAAGCAATGCACTTCCTATTGTTTGCCTTGTGAAGGATGGAACCCATTAGTCCCAGAGTGACACTTTGGGCAGGCATTGTCAATAAGCTGGCTGCCTGTGGGAGTAATTATTGCCACATGAAACTTGTGTGCTGGAAGATAATAAGATCTCACATGGTCTCATTATCTCCCCTGACACTGATGAGCAGGCGTACACACCTAAATGTGAGGAAAAGAGCTGCAGCGGGGCAGAGGTGGACCTCCAGGACCGTCTGACAGGACGCCGTTCCCACTCGGCACAAGCTTGTTGGGTAATCACACATATTCTGAATCTGCCAGGTTATCctgaataaagttttgaaaagtgtaaacaacaatAACAAGCCATGATAGAAAGGGAGTGAAGAGGATTTGGTGATCCGTGATGGATCACAGTTGTCCTCATAATGTCCATAACAATGGATGTGTCCCCTTCTCCGAGTAGGATGCAGTATGCTCTACTCTCCACGaattattaaccctttaacaccagagctctagtgtttacgttctttgatttactgtaattttttaattgttaacatgataattccaggagattctgaaggagaaaagtgccTTTTTTGTAGAGGCATCTCTGttaagtatgttaaagattttgtgcttaagtGTCACaggcgggctgcacggtggcgcagtggt contains:
- the sh3bgrl3 gene encoding SH3 domain-binding glutamic acid-rich-like protein 3 — translated: MGIKLYYTTVTASRTVKSQQAEVIRILDSKSIRYELIDISVGGELRDEMRSKAGDPAAVPPQLFNEDQYCGNYEMFAEAVEADSVEQFLKLA